The proteins below are encoded in one region of Garra rufa chromosome 12, GarRuf1.0, whole genome shotgun sequence:
- the LOC141347535 gene encoding serine/threonine-protein kinase pim-2-like: protein MEDQLKEHCSSHPKPLPLEIALAVIVNREPNCPHIIKLLDWQDDPDYYLIVMERPVPSMDLRKFLKCSGGVINEQITQYIMWQAIYAANFCCYRGVFHRDIKLQNVLVNPTTLEIKLIDFGCGDLIKDSGYGAYYGTKPYFPPEYFDRRRYHAKPVTVYSLGLLLFTMLHGRFPTAKELYCLDNNQSAFAVSKNACFLWACQQRHPDCRIPLEQMVYHDWFVLGFPNRLPIN from the exons ATCCCAAACCTCTTCCCTTAGAGATTGCATTGGCAGTCATCGTCAATAGGGAACCCAATTGTCCGCATATCATTAAATTGTTGGACTGGCAGGATGACCCAGACTATTACCTCATAGTCATGGAGCGCCCTGTGCCAAGCATGGATTTGCGAAAATTTCTAAAATGCAGTGGAGGTGTAATCAACGAGCAGATCACACAGTACATTATGTGGCAAGCCATTTATGCAGCAAACTTTTGCTGTTATCGCGGTGTTTTCCATCGTGACATCAAGCTGCAAAATGTGCTTGTGAACCCGACAACGTTGGAGATCAAATTAATCGACTTCGGGTGTGGAGACCTCATTAAGGATTCAGGCTATGGTGCCTACTATG GCACCAAACCGTACTTCCCTCCAGAATATTTTGACAGACGCAGATACCATGCAAAGCCCGTGACAGTGTATTCACTAGGGTTGCTCCTGTTTACAATGCTGCATGGACGTTTTCCAACAGCCAAAGAATTGTACTGCTTGGACAACAACCAGTCGGCATTTGCTGTGTCAA agaatgCATGTTTTTTGTGGGCTTGTCAGCAGCGTCATCCAGACTGCAGGATTCCCCTGGAGCAGATGGTTTACCATGACTGGTTTGTATTGGGTTTTCCTAATCGCCTGCCAATTAACTAG